In Verrucomicrobiota bacterium, the genomic window TACAAACTCCCGCCAGCCGATCACTTGCCTGATAAATCCCTCCACGGCATGGAGGGGAGCCTTCCCTTCTTTGAAGGCCTTCTCTGCTGCCTGCGCGCACTCCATTGGTTCTAGCAGGCCGATGTTGAGCATTGGTGAGAGGATGGAATGAAAGAGATCCCCATCTTCCGACACCATCAAGTCCTGCCAAGTCCCGAATTCCGGCAAGCGAGATTCGATAAACTCGCGGAGAGACTCGAGCGAATCCAACCTCGTGACCGGCAATGAAAAGTCGGCGGCTTTTCCCGGAGCATCGGGATAGATCGTATCAAGCTCGCGAGCGACTTCCCGAGTGATTTCATCCTGCTTAATTCGATGCGACCTTTTCGGTCGAGGCATGCCCGCCTTCTTCCAGTCGGCAAAGGTAGCCCGATTCTCCTGATCGTAGTTCCACTGCCCTCCGAGTGGCTTGGAAACATCATCAGCCTCCATAAGCAGTCCCGTGCGACGACGCATCTCGCGATAAAAGGTCTCCATGAGAAGCCGCTTCTTATCTCCTGCTATCTCCAGAAAGTCTTCCCGGGAGCACAAAAACTGAGTGGTGGGGATGATCGTCAGGGGAACAGGCAACTTCGCTCCCAATATCTTCAGCGCCAGCTGCTCGTCATAATTATTCGGCTGGGTAACAAGAACGGATGCGGGCTTTTGATCCCTGCAATGCGTTTCCAAAACGGATCGCATATCAGCTGCATTCTCCAACCGATGGTACTCCACATCCCACCCGTCGGCTTTCCGTTCCTCTGCGTAATGTCGCATGGCAGAAAGCAAAAGCATGAGACGATGCCGATGGTAGGGCAACTTGCCGAATGTCTGCCTCGACTCAACAAAGAGGAGCCGATCCCTTCCCTTTCGGGCCGATACGAGGGCCGCATTACGCTCCGAGAGCTGATCCGGAAGAATCAAGATGGAGTGCTTTTCAGAAGAAATGGGCATTGGAGTTTAGGAAAAGTTTACCCCTGCCGTGAGCGATTGAAGACGCAAATATAGGAGTATCTCGAAAGTTTTTTACGATCTTGGAACCAACACTTTAGCAAAGTGGCATGAATGACGCCAAATTGACGTCCCTGCTAAGATTCATTTATGGACATTAATCTTTCGACCACAGAGGAACATCTTGCGGAAACGCTTAGTCCTGACTTGCAGACTATTGAGTCACATCCGGTTTTTGGTTCAGTTCAATCGGAAGCCCAACTTCGCCTCTTCATGGAAAATCATGTTTTCCCCGTCTGGGACTTCATGTCCCTGCTGAAGTTCCTTCAGGCCGAACTGGCACCGGCCACTTGGCCCTGGATGCCCCGACCTCATGGTGACCTGGTGCGGTTGATCAATGATATTGTCACTGGGGAAGAGTCCGACAAGCTTCCGAAGTCGCACCGGTCGCAGAGCACCCACGCGAGTCACTTCGACCTCTACCTCATGGCGATGCGCGAAGTCGGGGCCGACACCGCCCCGATCACCGCCTTCCTGGAGGTCGTCCGATCTCAGGGACTCGATGCCGCACTCGAGGCGCCGATGGTGCCCGAACCCTCGCGGGCCTTCATGAGGGATACCTTTGCCCTGCTACGCGAAGGGAAAGCCCACTGCGTCGCGGCCTCGTTCTCCTTCGGCCGCGAGAACGTCATCCCCGGCATGTTCAACTCACTCCTGGCCAAACTCGGCATTGGCGTGGAGCGGGCCCCGATCTTCCATTATTATCTCAAGCGGCATGCCGAACTCGACGGCGACGAGCATGGGCCAGCCGCGCTCCGTCTGGTAGCCACGCTCTGCGGCGATGATCCGGCAAAGCTTGCGGAAGCCATCGAGGCCGCAAAGGCCGCCCTTGCGAGCCGCGCCCGTCTCTGGGACCGCGTCCTGGGAACACTGAAAGCCTGATCCCGTCGTCATGCGCCGCGAAGGAAAAGCGGTCCGCAAGTCCGATCTTCCGGAGAAGATCTGCCTGCACTGCAACCGGCCCTTCGCATGGCGCAAGAAATGGGAGCGCGACTGGGAGTCCATCACCTGCTGCAGCGAAGCCTGCAAGGCTGCGGTGAAGCGAAACCGTCACGGGCAATCATGAGCACTCGGGAGCGGGTTCATCTGGTCTGGCTGAAGAGGGATCTGCGCCTCCACGATCATGCCCCACTGGCCGAGGCTTCGCGGCGGTGTGCTGCAGGAGAAAAAGCCCTCGCTCTCTATGTCCGCGAGACGGACTACTGGGCCACCGACAAGGCCTCGCCGGATCAATGGGGATTTGTCGCGGAATGCCTGCAGGACCTTGCTACGAACCTCGAAACAATCAACTGCCCGTTGCTGATCGCGGAGGCGCCCTCCGCGGAGATCGTGTTGGAATCCCTCTTTGATCACTACCGGGTTGCAGAACTCCTCTGCCATCAGGAGACGGGGAACGGCTGGACCTTTGAGCGGGATAAGCGTGTGCATTGGCTTTGCAGGGAACGAGGCATCCCGGTGCGGGAATTTCTTCAGAACGCCGTGGTCCGTGGCCGGAAGAGGCCGCCGGAGAAGCCGGAGCATCAGTCGTTCTGGAGAGAGTGGATTTCGGACGTGCAGGCCACGACCCCTCGGTTCTGGAGCGCCCCTTCCACCCTGCCGCCGGAGTTCACCGCCCCCGATCTCTCGACACCGGCGACCATCACGCGTCAATGTGGCGGCGAGGGTCTGGCTCTCGGGCTGCTGGAGAGTTTCCTGAACGAGCGTTGTCTCCTGCACGCCGGATACCGCGTGGAAATGGGAAGCCCTCTCCATGCCCACGAGTCCTGCTCCCGACTCTCCCCACATCTCACCTGGGGCAGTCTCTCGACAAAACGGGCCGCCCAGGCGGCGATGGCCCGTGAGCCCCGTCCT contains:
- a CDS encoding cryptochrome/photolyase family protein gives rise to the protein MPISSEKHSILILPDQLSERNAALVSARKGRDRLLFVESRQTFGKLPYHRHRLMLLLSAMRHYAEERKADGWDVEYHRLENAADMRSVLETHCRDQKPASVLVTQPNNYDEQLALKILGAKLPVPLTIIPTTQFLCSREDFLEIAGDKKRLLMETFYREMRRRTGLLMEADDVSKPLGGQWNYDQENRATFADWKKAGMPRPKRSHRIKQDEITREVARELDTIYPDAPGKAADFSLPVTRLDSLESLREFIESRLPEFGTWQDLMVSEDGDLFHSILSPMLNIGLLEPMECAQAAEKAFKEGKAPLHAVEGFIRQVIGWREFVNGVYWLKMPAYSLVNGLNATRALPQFFYSGETSMNCLSKALRETLDKGFNHHIQRLMVLGNFLLMAGVNPQEALRWFNEMYVDAHDWVMAANVLGMALHADGGFMATKPYAASGAYISKMSNYCSACSFSPNIKSGKGACPLNLLYWNFFDTHQDLLLRNPRTAMPVRSWQKRDAKVRLNIVAEAESFLDSLSHHQESLS
- a CDS encoding DUF3050 domain-containing protein; protein product: MDINLSTTEEHLAETLSPDLQTIESHPVFGSVQSEAQLRLFMENHVFPVWDFMSLLKFLQAELAPATWPWMPRPHGDLVRLINDIVTGEESDKLPKSHRSQSTHASHFDLYLMAMREVGADTAPITAFLEVVRSQGLDAALEAPMVPEPSRAFMRDTFALLREGKAHCVAASFSFGRENVIPGMFNSLLAKLGIGVERAPIFHYYLKRHAELDGDEHGPAALRLVATLCGDDPAKLAEAIEAAKAALASRARLWDRVLGTLKA
- a CDS encoding DUF2256 domain-containing protein, with amino-acid sequence MRREGKAVRKSDLPEKICLHCNRPFAWRKKWERDWESITCCSEACKAAVKRNRHGQS
- a CDS encoding deoxyribodipyrimidine photo-lyase; the encoded protein is MSTRERVHLVWLKRDLRLHDHAPLAEASRRCAAGEKALALYVRETDYWATDKASPDQWGFVAECLQDLATNLETINCPLLIAEAPSAEIVLESLFDHYRVAELLCHQETGNGWTFERDKRVHWLCRERGIPVREFLQNAVVRGRKRPPEKPEHQSFWREWISDVQATTPRFWSAPSTLPPEFTAPDLSTPATITRQCGGEGLALGLLESFLNERCLLHAGYRVEMGSPLHAHESCSRLSPHLTWGSLSTKRAAQAAMAREPRPPHGSMMHRNSFHRRLRWRDHFLQKFESLPWMEFRCINPSRETLHGWDEVAYERWVSGMTGYPFVDACMRSLNETKWINFRARAMLVSFASYALNLDWRRFAPHLARTFLDYEPGIHYSQLQMQSGTTYGSPPRIYNPIKQSLEKDPSGEFIRRWVPELRNLSGDAIHLPAEISRHGYPAAIVPPGSLWRIMRSNGPKSAVKPAEPQMELGL